Genomic DNA from Electrophorus electricus isolate fEleEle1 chromosome 23, fEleEle1.pri, whole genome shotgun sequence:
aaagactgaaaaacaGAGCATCACTGGCAGGAacactgacacctagtggtcaGTCATCTGTAGTCGTAAGACGCAAGCACAAATCTTACTACCTGCCTACGGTGCACACTGCTTTGCAAGTGTAATGCGATTTCTTGCTGGTGTTTTCCAGGTCATAGATCACAATTACTCCGTCGGAACCGCCTGACAACATActgcaaaacagaacaaatgggTCCACTGATCACAATAAGCGCTTAACTTAGACAGGTGATGTGCAGATATCAGGTAGACACAAGATGCTGCTGTTACCAATTAAAGCACTacaaaaatgcttattttgGCACAAAGGTAAGTGTGATGTGTAAACTGGCAAAGTACTGTACAAATACTGAATAAGGAAGGCCGAGATGCTGAGTTCAGTCAGTGTTTCCCCTTTCTGGTCCGCAAATGAATCCAATCTGccttttgttttccctgttccTACACAACAACTTATAAGTTAAGTGACTGGTCCCTGGAGAGTTAAAATGGTGTTCAGATCAATAAAAcggaaatgtgaaaatgtgcaCTGTAAGGATGCTCAAGGACAAGACTGACAACCGTCAGACCACAAATACAGCTGAATACAGTCCTCTTCCCCGCAAAAGTCCGACTTACTATCTCCTTTCAATAACTTCAATGTCAATGCTGTTGACTCCATTCCCGTGAATCCGCTCCACATCTCTATCGTGATTTAACTCCAAGCTCAGCGCCCTGCGAGCATATTACTCACATTAACGACATCAAATGTCACTTCAGCCAGCTAGATAAACGCAGCGTGAAAACCGAGCCAgcgctagctaacctagttaccTTCTTGTTGACTCCGCTCGTCGTAAGCGGTCGGGGTCGTGCACACCCGTTTGCCGGGCTGTAAGAAAACTTAGCATGGTTACAAATATTTGTACACTGTTTCGACATTTGACTGCCGGATAGTTTCTActgtagctagcgttagctacctAGCTGGCTCCTTAGCTAATCTACTAAtaagttagctaggttagctgacACCCTCCTGAAACATGGTTGTTAGCTAACTAGATATCCTACACGACGTTTTCTGTGTCTATGAAAGTTTAATATATTCGATAAAATCATAATATTCTAAAAACCGAAGATCCTAAAAGTAGCTAATGAAGCTATTTCACTTCTGAACTCTTGACTCGTAAAAAACTCTTCAGCACACGTTGCCATGTTGTTACGTATGTGAGGTTTGTAATATGAATTGATTGGTTAGAGCGACTGCTAAGCACCAATCAGGTCACGTCTTATTTTAACGCGATTGCGTTACATCACTCTCACATCACCAGCGCAGAAGCTGCTTCTACAGAAAGAGTAAATATTGTCGTTTTTGTTCATCTAACTGTTGTAATGAGCCGTTTTATTTCTCGCCTGCGGAGAACTTTTGGAATAGTTAAAGAAAATGTCGGAACAGACCATTTAGGAAATAAATACTACTACATACCCGAACAGAAGACATGGACAGGTACGTTAAGCACCACTCTAGCTAGCATACGTTTCTAGAAACTAACCAAAACATTATCAAAACATTTAGCTAGATTATCACACGAATTTAGAGACTGTTATGCTTTACACATCTTTTAGTAATTCAGATTGCATCCATGTTGTTAAAGCTCCATGTACTAATTTTAGTGATTGTGACAGTAAGCTACTCTGTTGCCCTTGACATTTGCAGAGAGGGTTTAAgagtaaatgtttgtttttacctttaCACTCGCCCATTTACACCGATGTTTTGTTTCCCCTGGTAAACCTAAGGACGGGTTGTCCGGCCCAGGCGGTTCGTGGAGGCCTCCGTTACAAAAGAGTTTGAATACGTGGAGGGACAGATTCCTTCCGAATGGGATggtaatataaatgtataaccTAACGGTGTGAAAATAAGAAGCTAATCCTGGAAATTGTTACACTGAATCGCATTTCAGAATATGGAAACTTAAATAGCATGGAAACAAATAGCTGTCTTGTGGaaagttaaaaatataaacctTTTCATTAGGGAAGGGCAAGAAGCTTGGGAGATAGTAAATTATACAAGGATTCAATTTTCTTAATCAAACGTTTGTGTCCAAGTTGCTTTGGGTTAAAACATTTAGACATAACTGTTTCTTGCAGACACTTTTCTATTAGCAGTTTAGTAATCCTAAATAGACAAATGTTGTGAAACTTTTAAATAGTTACATTAGCTTTGACTGTGCAGATATAATGTGGATTCAAGTTTATTTACAATCCACACCGTTTCTTTCAGCTTGGATTAGAGGTAGACGCAAGCATCCACCCACGGCAGAGGTGcgcagttatttatttatctatttatacCATACTATGGAACCCAAACCCAATAAAGCCTATTGTAGGAACCTTTATGAAACAATCATGGGTAAAACAAAGGGTGAATTTTTCTTTAGATTAGTATTTTAGCAGGGTAGCTgcatcatttattttgtttcattttaaacagagtGATGATGTAATTGGTGAAGCATCACATAAGCCCTGTCTTGTTTCCTTCTtgaaggagctgcaggagaaTCAGTGCTACCAAGAACAAATCAAAATCAGGGCTCGTGAGGCTGAAGACAGAGACCTCGAGCTGCAAGCCAAAGCCTACGAAGAGGGACTTGTGGCTCAACCTGTTCAGACTCAGATTACAGGTCACGCTGCCACTGCGCAGTTTGGACAATCTAAAACCAGTGAGGATCCTGTTAGCACTGCCAACACGTTCCAACCTGGGTCCTGGGCACCTCCCAAAAAATAGGGCTGTCTCAAACTTTACTCTTACTCATGTCTAGATTATGAAACATTTCTATAAAAGATTGAATTACCCCCTGATGTAATTTAGTACTTCATTAAACCTTGCAATACTTTGACTAACttcatttttccccatttttctgagactttaaatatttcatgaatcATGCAGATATGGTAAACTTAAAGTTTAGATGCTTCCTCTGCTTGCATAACTTGATAATctttaacttaaaaataaattaatttccttATGTGATGTTAAGGACATTTgctgggtttaaaaaaaaaactgaaatgatgAAGTGTTTATCTTCTAATTTGGCCATATTAAATCATTTGGGGGGAAATGTTGGTTCATAATATCAAATACTAAAACATCACTAACAATCCAGactctcaaacacaaacaaaacattttaataaaaagtgaaattaGAGGTGGAAAAGCTgaacttcatttaaaaaaaacaaaaaaacattggaATGCTGAATGCTACAATCATACCAGGATGTTGCAGTTAATTTTCCAAGGTATGGATaattttccagaaaaaaaaccccaaaaacctgCATCTTGCGAACTGGATTATGCAGCCTGCATGCCGTACTCTCCTCAGCATGGGGTAAGTCCGCCCTTAAGACCAGTCTCAGCCCACACACTAGCTGGCCTGGTGTGTGGAGCAgcaaacgggggggggggggccttaAAAGACATGGGAACACATTCATCTCTCTGCATCCCTTGAATTTCCATTTCAGTCCTTCTTGGCTCTCTTGGCTTTTGCTATGTTCTCCTGTCgcttctgcttctttttctgTTCGCGGTCCCTGGCCTCAATCATCTTCGCAAGTTTCCAGGAGAGCAGAGCACTGGCGATGAAGAGTGGGGTCAGGGCAAGGATGACGGTGGTGAGAAAGCCATATGGGTCTTTGGCTGCCCACTCTACTACATACTCTGCCCAGCCTTTAAAATCAATCATCTTCTGATGAACGTGGTCGAGAACCTccaattttaatattaaaaacaagGGAAGAAGATGACAAAGGTCACTTCAGTCAGATATCAGTAAACAGACAACTGTTTCTACTACAAATTACTAATGAGTGTCAAAAGTTTGAATTAAACCAATACAGTCCGCATTACTTTCAATGAATGATAGTTAAACTATTAGCAGAACTTCGATGTTGTTGAACTGTTGACATTCCTTGCTAACTATCTAACTTGACCCACATGTCATTTGAGGCTGACAAATCTGAGACCATGACCACGCTGCTACTTCAAAAAGCAATTAATAACCATCTTAGTAACTATTCGGCTACACTGGCAAACTTATTTAGCTAACCAGCTGACATTTTCGCGCTTTGGTTTAATAGGTCGGAAAACTAGTTATGTTTTAATCGAACCGTTTCTGAAAACACTTTACACTTTATGGACAATTGATATACCAGTCCAAAATCTCTCACGCCCTTTGATATCTGCGAGCTCCTCAACTTTAGCTTGCTTGCTAATTTAGATAAACCCGGATACACAGCTAAGTAGTTAACCTGGTTATCTTATAAATATGTCTTTAGACTGCATTCATCTACCGTATGTTTGTAAATCTGAGCTGAGAGGAACGCCACCTACCCTAAATTAGGAAATGTTCAAATAACTCGTTACCCACCTCTCAAACGAAGAGCTAAATACTTTAGGCGGTGATTTTACCGCTCAATGGCACTTCCGTTTACAACGAAGACGGAAATGACGCACCAGACGACCGTCAGACGGATTTGGTAATTGTAGTTTTCCGTTGCCTTTCTGTACTATGTTTTTACTTCAAAAacttgtttgttagttttttttgtttgtatgtttttttttttttttttttttttttttttttttttttttttactgtttattgattattatgACTTGGAAGATGATAGTCACATTCTAGTtgtcattcatgcagaaatgcaTGTTTTCCTGCAGCTGTATAATGATTTAACAAGCAACCTTctctttattattataaacactcGTATAATTAGAATAATACTCTCTGATGGTGTGGGTAGTGCGAATTATTTTATctatatttctaatatttcatatttttgtgtaGTAGGCCTGATCCTGTGTAACCAGGAACTAACAGTGATTTTCAGACTTCTACACCTTTGCAGAACTTTCCATAGTTTGAACTTCACTTTATTGAATTTCCATGGGCATTTGGAGATAAGGCAAAGGGTTAGCTATTATTAGATAAGAACTTGATACAAGTCATAAACCTTTTCATTAGCTCAGCTTTTATATAGTATTAGATAAATTGTTCTTATGAACGTAGTAAAAAGATACAGCTCATTCATCACAGTCCTGAGTGGCAGACTAATGATATGcaaataatttataaattaatCATAAATATTAATTGTGTACTGTTCATTCACAAGAGGGTTTGTGAGAAACCAGAGGGCTGCCTGCTTTGCCAAAGGCAAATGTTACATACAGCCTACGTCATAACTATTTATCAGATGTGGAGGAATAATAATTAGTGTTGCATTGTAATTTTGTGTATGCCTATGCAGTTCTCTCTGTCCCATTTGATATATTTTAGACCTGAGCAATAAAAGTGTTGCATTGTACACTTTTACACTTTATTGGCTAAGTTGTAAAAGAGTCCAAGTTGAGACACTGATTTAAATATCACATCTTTCTAGAAAATATACACTAAATATAACACAGTGCACTGTAGAGATATTGATTTATTGCTTGCAATTCATAGCATCTTTTGATTAATAAACAGAATTTGCAGAACACATTCTCAGTGCGGTTCATGCTGTTCATTTTTCAGTATTATGTTCAATTATGTTATTTAAACTATTCGGTAAtagattttatttgtgtgtgtaattttaagTTTACCCACTTGCAATGTAAAATATGGATTGAAGCAGAACATTACTGTCACATAAAATATAAGTAAGACATTATTAATGAGTTAAACGTTTTAGTAATGAGCCAACACCAGAGTGTCTATGTacaaatgcttttatgtttGAAAGAAAGAAGTCAGTCTTCTGGCACTGCGTGGAAGATGATGTGGCGTTCCATCAGACCAGGGCGCAACTTTAATTTTGCACAAGCCTTATCACAGACTTTTACACAAGTCTTATCATAACACCACTTCCACACAAAGCCCTGGAGTTGCCTTTTACTGCTTACTTCACTCAGTAGGCCTGGGACTTTTAACAATACACGTCAAGTAGGTCAAACTTCAGTCCGTTCCTCATAAATCGCAATTCGGAGGATCTCCTATTTAGATGCGACTGACTGTGCAACTGGAACTCGTGCAGCTTAATTCTGCTCTCCAGACTGATAGAGAAAGCACCTGGGTCCTCATCTGTGCGAACACTATGAACAAAAGGAAGCACCTGCTGGCAGCAGGCCGTCTTGTGGTGCCCACGGCTGGCTTAAGTCTCATCTGTGGAGGTGTCTTAATTAATTCCATCTCAAGTGATCAAAGGCAGACCCTCAGGGATGTCTTCACTTACCTCGTCCTCATGCTGGGATTCATCCTTCTTGCCACTGGGATGTTATGGGCTGTCAGTCATGGAATGAAAAAAGTGCTGTTCAAGCAATCTAGGAGAAGCTTACAAGGCACTGAAATTCACGTTTTTACTGTAGACAGGTAGGATTGACTTGTTATTACTATATTTATGTCTGTCACCATTCTATGACACACATATCTGACATACTTTTGACAGTGCTTTATATGTAGGGAAACTACTCATGACTTTAAATGCAAGTGATGCAAAGATCTATAGTCGCTGAAGGAACATTGCAGATCAGAAGGCTTAATACACAGgaaaataataatctaatataaATGCACTAAAGTACCAGAATCAGTACTAGCCCTGAAGCTCACACtcaaagtacattttttttgtctcagtAAACTTTGAAAAAAGCAACACTGGCAAACTTGAGTGTTGAATTTAGCTACACATAAACTACGAAACACAACATCCAGGGCCTGTGAACAAATACCATGTGTTACGGAAATGTTATCAGGACTCAACAGATCACTTAGTTCCAACAATGGAAGTTAGTATGGCATGTGAAATAGCTGCTGGGAAAACTTCAATAACAAATCTGCAAAGTGAAATTTTTGCACACCATTAGCAAACAAGACTAGTTCTTTCGTTTGCTGGATGCAAAATGTAAAGACCATGATCACCAGtcaaaaagcaaatgaaaaatgtaatttttccatgaacattttttttttcagaccaaACTTCTATCCTCCATCATATGAGGAATCCCAGGTTGGTACTAATGTTGTCGGAGACATTGCAGCCATACCTACAGGCACAAGAATACTGGACTTGGCACCCCCTGTGTATACTGAGAGCTGCTCAGAGACCTTTAATGAGACCTTCAGCCTCGAGCAGCCACCTGGCTACCAGCAAGCTGTTCTTCAGTGCTGGAGTGAACCACAAGCCTCAGGCAGAAGTGCACCAAGTGAGTTTAGAAGCTTCCAGGTTGTTTGAGAACCTGCATTCTTCAGAGAATCTTATTTGTTACCCAACTTCAGAGTCATTGGGAGTAATGTGATTCTTAAAACTAATCCTTTTCTCATTTGATCGGATAATTGGATGACTGTTGAAGAATGAAAAAGTTTGGTATACTCCAACAATCTGCCAAAAGAGACTGAAAGACTGTAGGTTGTGAGATGATTATGAAGATGGAACTTCatcagaacaaaataaaaacaggacaTGATACTAGTATGAAGGACACTGGAGCCAGAGAAAGcaaatagttttttgtttgttctcattttttctttgtttttatgagAACATGATGTGATCATTCTATGTAATGGTAGGTGTGAGCTCCCAAAGTATCATCACATAATGATCACTGTTACATGAGGGAGTGAAAATTGTCTTGAATATTGGAACAATGATAATGAATGTAACAATACAACAATGGACAATATGCTGAAAAGCCATACATTAAAGACAATGCAGAGACAGTAACAAAAAACACTTTGCAAATGTGCCCAACTTATGCGTAAACCTTTTGCAAAGGTCCAGCACTGAGTCTCTCTGTTGGCATATTGAAGCCTTGTCGATGTTCTTTTTTGCATCAATAGGTCATGCCTGTCATATTGTTATGTCTGCTCCCTCACTGCCCAAAGCTTTGAACATGGAACTTATCTCTCAATGTAGGTCTGCCTTCTCAACCACTGTTTATATCCATTTGTGAGCTAAATTGCAGTTTCAATGGGGATTTTCTATTGAAATTTTCTATAGTTTAATAACCACTGAATAAACTAGTCTGGAATCGTCTCAGATGCATTTAAACAGTGAATTTAAATACACTTTTCCCcctttttacagcatttagctgatgcttttatccaaagccattTTTGAGCAATTGTTGGTTAAGGGTACTCAGAGGCCCAACactggtaacttggcagtggtacagcttgaactggcaaccttccgattactagtcAAGGACCTTATCCACTCAACTACCATTAaccccatacacacaaatgGCAGTTTTTAAAGTAAAACGTAGGATCCgaaattaaattcatttgcACTGGTTTTGCtatttgctttttattattcttaaatTTATAACTGATTCAAAAGCTGCATTTATTTCTGGTTGTCATTTCTTCTTAATCTAAAGGAAAGatcaatatttcacatttcaaaaagtGGTACTGATAGCCTTCTGAAAGActtgcaaaacaaaaccaatgtTAGCAAGTCATAAGCTGTAATAtaacatcaacaaaaaacatGCTTCAAAGATAACACTTTGCATGTTGGATCTTAATTCTACATTTTGCAAGGTTTCTTGAATTATACtcctaaaatatttttcatatcacGAAGTGGGTGAAAAAATTGCTCCCTCGTATTGTTGTTGGTATTGAGTGCATTTTTCTTTAACACTGCAGTGACCCCATACTGATATATGCCGAAATACTGACCTTAAATGATTACAACCCATCCATTCTATAGCCTGCAGCTGTGCATATCATTATCAAATGCCCCATTCACACTGCATGATCTACAGATTACAAACTCTCCCTCCACTGGTGTTTTAGACATTTGTATAAACTGGCACTTTCAAACAAAATGCACTCTGTGATGTTCTGGAACAATAAAGTTTGGCCTTGCCATTTGCTGTGAAACCAAACAACACACTGGGAATGGGGAGACCATGGTCAGCGCTCCAgaagaaagcacacacagccagcaaCGTGCTAAGCATCCGCAAGGAACACTCTTCCATAGTAAATGTTTATATGCAATAATAGTAAATGTTtatgtgttattacatttatatgcaACAGCAGGAAGTGTTCAAGTGCAATAAtgacaaatgtttatatataaacatctaTAAACAGTCATCTTAAAAACCAAAGAATATATTCTTCCCCCCACTGCGTTCAACATCCCCAGAATATTGGGTggtcatgcaaacaaaaaatgcagtgtGAATGTGGCATTATGGGTAATAAAATGCACATATCATTCTGCTCCTGGTTTTTTACGTGTGGCTCATATAGCCTATGTAAGTGTGCAACAGAAGTCAAGCTTTAAACAGAGCCCCCCAATAGAAGAACAACGGCTCTCTGTGAGACTgcgaggagcagagagggagaggcagagtgagtgagaaagaaagagagagggaaaatggatgaagggaaagaaaagCAGGACGAGGGATAGGGATAGTGTTTAGTctgcaaaacagcagcaaaaccCATAAACAGTGTATATATGCCAGTGAGAAGTTGTGCCATGCGAGAGTTGTAGAGTCGTGTCTGCAGCATGGGGAAAGTGACGGCTAGGTTGTGAAGATGTGGAGACTGGGTCCCAGAAGAAGACCGTCTCGGGGTTTGGGCCCCCAGCATGCATCACCGCACCCATCTCAGGTGATCACAGTGGGGCCCCGGCGGCTGGTCCGCTCGTGGATGTCCGAGATCTTCAGAGCAATGGCAATAAGAGGCCCCAGCACAACCTATGCAACAACGCGCAAAcacaagaaaatggaaaaagctTCACCCATCAAGGTCGTCATAACAGAGGCGTGCCAATATTCCAGGAGTACCAcgacaaatgtttttttgatCCTGTCGCCCACGTAAGCACTCCCTATTTAGACTCCATAAAGGTAATAAATGAGGCCAAACTGTGCCTATAACACAATATTGTTCCATGTGCCTGGATGCCCTTTGATTGCTTAGTCATTCTAAGGTTGTTCTTTAATCAGTCTGGTTCATACTGGTATGATCTCTTGGCTAGTGAAgtggttgggggaggggggctgATAAAACCATCAAACAATCATACAATAGTATCAAATTTCAGTCAAATGAACAAGTAAACAATGCTCATTAAATAGACTCTGGTTATTATCAAGTAACActaatttgattaattatgtcatttaaataatcagatgaaatatttcagaataaaaaaagtttttttgcaAATGTCATGGTGTGCCAGTCACCCCACCCATGGGACAttcccactgccacacacacacatcatgcctGCCTTCCTCGCAGTCACCTGGTTATTAACCATGTGCACTGTGTCTAGCTTGCCTCCTCTTGTTTCTCCCGTTATTTAAAGCCCGCAGGTACACTCATCCAATACTGTGCATTGCTCGCCTACTGTGCTCAACAAGACGCCCCGAGGATTGTTGCTGCTCCGCCATGTGTCAGAACCCCGAGGCTTCTGCTAGCGATTGTCTGTGGCTTTTTTTGTTAAGCCAGCTCTGTGCTCTTTGAGAGCTTCTCTGTTCTGCTTTGGAGAGTAAAGACCCTCTTTTTCCCACCTTGCTATCTAAAACGTTTGGGTTTTTtatggctgttttgtttgtttgtttttttgctggttATAATTTTATTGctctttatttaaatttgtataTTGTCTATATTGCATTTGTCCGGTGTGTATttgcacaaaataaacactacacaaatgttctttttatttattattaccaattcattagttttaatgttattactAGCAACCTTAATCATCACCCCCAAGTAATATAAGAAtccaaaacctttttaattatgcaataaaagaaaatgtaattgctGTAAACAATCCCACTGAGAACTCTGTAAtggaactatatatatatatatatatatatatatatatatatatatatatatatatatatatatatatatatatatatatatattagttatacataatagttatatatatatagttccatatatatatattagttatacataatgtaaaaaatgagCTCCAgttaaaataatgataattgcTTCTGTGAAGAAATGAAGACAATACTACATCAATAACAGCTTCAATAAATGGACTTATGAACAATTGATAGTGTCTTGTTATAAAAGATTTCTTGTCATTACTCGTTAAAGGACATGCTGCGTGCTTTCATTGCTAATGTTGCAATGGTAGTAATAAAAGGTCCATTACTCCATTATTTATGGCTAAAGATTGATCAATGCCACTTATATAAGGTCTCTTAAAGGGGTGcaacaccatagcaaccatacactgtattaaatatatatatatatagtttactCTTGTAAAATATGTTAGAAGTACAATGATATCAGGTTGCTTTGATTGTTGTTAAGTAAATTACTTCATTTATAGAAAATGCATATACCTGGTCATTGTAAGTCTTTGCATAGTAgaatctataaatatataaagtgaCAGTGAGACACAACTGAATTTCAGTTCTCCTGAGTTCTGCATTTGAAGTCAGGAAGCAAAACAAGTTTAACCTGGGACGGAAGAGAGCTGTTGCAGAATAGATTAGTTTTGGCAAATCTGTATGCCAccaatcagagagagagcactaaaGGCTTCCTGTGTTCTCCCTGTAAATTCCATCCAtcacagaaatataaacaaacaccctcatgtttaaaatgtcttctgtcATACCCAGAGAGGAAGGAAGTGCCAGCAAGCACAGGTTTTGGCAACACAGTCAACAGAACATCAAGGGGGTACTGATAAAAATTATGACACTTTAGCCTAGGTCTGAAGAAATGTGCTGAATAATTAGAAAACTACCATAAAGATAAAACAAGTCCAAATAACAACATCATTTTGATGTAAAATTGGCATGTGCCCAATTTGTCTGGACACTCacatcctctgtgtgtgtgtgtgtgtgtgtgtgtgtgtgtgtttgtgtttgtgtgtgtggtgataggAGAGGCCATTACCTGCGTTTCCCTGCTGTGTCTTTCTGGATCTCTCTCGTAACTCTCAGCGTAAATACGGATAGTGGCTCCCACTCCGACCCCAGAACCACTCAGCCGGAATATGATGCGGGACGAGTCTGTGAACACGATCCTTAGTCCCTGGAGGTTAAAATAACAGCAGATGCCATCAGAGGCTATTCCACCAGGAACAGCAACAACATGAAAACCTATAGCCAAGAACGTGACAGGGGTCTAGTTACTAAATGCATCAGCCAGGACGTAAAGGTGGCAGGTTTGATCACTTCAGGACTTTTGGAGACGTACTCATccaacacaaacatcaaatcTATGCTTCTTTACCTTTAATGGCTATAAGTTTCTGGTGACAAAGAAAAAGGCATCtaattttaaatctttttttttttatcacggACATTTATGTGGTTGGGGTAATTCTCCACTAGATGTCACTAATAGAGAGTCGGCAGATACTGCCGACACAGATGTGAGAATTAGTGAGCATGTGagggtgtttgtatgtttgagCGCTTGAGTGAGGGCCCATCCAAGCGGGTGAGTttgaaagacagagaagaccGAGCGGGCCGTGAATTCTGATTCTGGGCAGCGTGAAGATCGCCTCAGGCCTCTCTGTTCATTCCTTGTCACCACAGTGTCATTAACCATCTcccagcagggtgtgtgtgtgtgtgtgtgtgtgtgtgtgtgtgtgtatgtgtgtgtgtgtgtgtgtgtgtgtgtgtgaatgtctctGACAGCTGAGGGCCTCTCTGCAGCCCCCTGCGTCTCCCCACTGACAGTCTGTGCCAAGAGGTTGGGACAGCTGACACAGTCCGGCCTGGAGTGGAATGTCTGTTGCCGTAATACATGTTGGGGTGTTGAGATGCCGCCTGCACATTTGGACCGGATGgccaatctgctgtgtgtgtgtgtgtgtgtgtttgcgtgtgtgtgtgtgtgtgtgtgtgtgtgtgtgtgtgtgtgtgtgtatgattcaCAGGTCACGGGCACATTATTGTGTAACCAATGTCAACACTTTATCAACCAGTGAACTTAACCCAGCACAACATTCAGTAGGCAGATCTGCATTCAGAGTGCAAC
This window encodes:
- the ndufaf2 gene encoding NADH dehydrogenase [ubiquinone] 1 alpha subcomplex assembly factor 2, with translation MSRFISRLRRTFGIVKENVGTDHLGNKYYYIPEQKTWTGRVVRPRRFVEASVTKEFEYVEGQIPSEWDAWIRGRRKHPPTAEELQENQCYQEQIKIRAREAEDRDLELQAKAYEEGLVAQPVQTQITGHAATAQFGQSKTSEDPVSTANTFQPGSWAPPKK
- the smim15 gene encoding small integral membrane protein 15; the protein is MIDFKGWAEYVVEWAAKDPYGFLTTVILALTPLFIASALLSWKLAKMIEARDREQKKKQKRQENIAKAKRAKKD
- the LOC113580064 gene encoding transmembrane protein 252, which encodes MRLTVQLELVQLNSALQTDRESTWVLICANTMNKRKHLLAAGRLVVPTAGLSLICGGVLINSISSDQRQTLRDVFTYLVLMLGFILLATGMLWAVSHGMKKVLFKQSRRSLQGTEIHVFTVDRPNFYPPSYEESQVGTNVVGDIAAIPTGTRILDLAPPVYTESCSETFNETFSLEQPPGYQQAVLQCWSEPQASGRSAPSEFRSFQVV